In Pseudochaenichthys georgianus unplaced genomic scaffold, fPseGeo1.2 scaffold_1655_arrow_ctg1, whole genome shotgun sequence, the DNA window GTCTAATTCGTCCCCAAGGTGGTTTCTGGATGTTAACTCTCTAATTGGTTTAATCCGTGTAGTGTCATGGTGACTCtgcagagggggcggggcttcagaGGACAGGTGAGTGTCGACCTGCAGAGTTAAACAACGTTTCTGTGCTGAACGTCTCAGTCCCTTTAGGCAATCAGAGGGAGACCTAACAGCTGCACCTCTTAacttaaagtgtgtgtgtgtgtgtgtgtgtgatagtgtgtgtgtgtgtgtgtgttaatgctcgtgtgtgtgttaatgcttatgtgtgtgtgcttagTCAGTCGCCTCCagtcttttatatatataatctGTGCTCGGAGACCTGAACAGACCTGAATACTGTGTGTTTGTGAACAGACTagcttctctctctgtctcccacTGTCCTCTGcttcttctcctcttcctcctcctcctcttcctcctcctcctcgcctAGACGTAGACCCTGGCGAGGGCGTCGGCTCCGGCGGAGGCGATGTAGGCTTTGGACGGGTGGAAGGCCACGTCGTAGATGGCCTCCTCGCTCTTCTTACGGTGAGCCGTGATCTCCTGAACGCACGTTTTACTGTCCAGGTTCCACAGACGCAGAGAGCAGTCGTGAcctgaggagaggaggaagaggaggaagaggaggacatACGTTATAAAGAAGAGGAGAAGTAGAAAAGAGGATGAAGAGAGAGGAAGTGGAGAGAAGTGAAAAGAGAGTTTGAACTATTGATGAATAAAAGCATAATTGTGTGGTTCTTACTTCCTGACATCAGGTAGATCCCGTTTGGATCCACAGCCAGACTGGTGACTGCGTCCAGGTGAGCCACCATGGCGTGGATCACCTTACctgcagacagagagagagagagagagacagagagggaggggTTATTATCCAATATAGAAAcacatgttaaaggtcccatgtcatgcttctctggttctgacccgtccccttgtgttctgaagtttctgcatgtgaacggtctgcagagtcaaagacCCTCAAAGCGCACCCTGTAGCTGAAAGGGAAGCTTCTGTGTAGCGGCAAcgagtaaagctctaacacagagaagacccgtctgcgctgccccagaacgcctcgttggacatttctcatcgtttacttcctgggtatcgCTACGTAGGGAaacccagtagccacgcccagagctatggccgcaccctctgccagccttccacgaaacaaagcttcccaaacctttcagcgacTCATGCTCAGCGTAGGGCACTGAGGAACGATGTTGTTCCtcctttgtttggaccagcgggagattcgggtacacaacctgtcaGTGTTGGCCACCACGACTGCTTgaatgggtaaacgtttttcgggctgctaagttgggatggcggagaaacgctctccgcagacccgtcCTCACAGCGcgataaacctttttctttctcgatatcaagccacacttattggttttacttcggctgtgagtgtgtgtgtgctcaggatgaggaCAAAGAGAGACTGACCTGACTTGTTATCGTAGAATttgatttgccggtcttcatgAGCGGTGATGGTGACCGGCAGCGTGGGATGACTCACCACCTTGTTGATATGATTCGACCCCGGGAGTGCTGAGGGGAGGGAGGGCAACAAATAGCAATTAAAACACCCCGACAGATAACACGCATACGATGCTACTTTATTCAACGGCTCAATCAGTGAGAGAAGACATGAGTAAGTGTCACTTACTGCCGTCTCCCTGCCCCTTCAGCACCAGTGCACTCTGGGAGGTCTCCAGGTCGTACACCACTACGTCCCCGGTGTTAAACGACGCCACCATGTGGGCGGGGTCACAGCCGTTGAAGTCCACCGACGTGGGGACCCCGTGCTCTGGAAACACacggatttaaacattaatatCTGTGATCTCCGTACTTGTTCTTCCATCTTTGTTCCGGTTAGGAAAATGTCACTGGTCCCCGGCTCGAGCTTCAACATCAGGATCCATGTTTTTCTGATCCAGACTCTCAAAATTCagactttttcctcaaaattctgactttttctcaaaattcgaaATATTTCCTAAAAAATCTGAATTTCTCTCAAAATGACTTTCCTCAAAAATATCAAAATGACTTTTTCTAAATACTAATATTAAGAATGTTAATAATcactggtccccggcttgagcttcaacatCGGGATCCATGCatttgtgatcctctccagagtaatcagcagcgaaccgcttcaacacgtgtatttcggtgtattcacagcattcattttgttattctacagtattgttgttttatagttatttgttgatgtaacccaatttgtgttctttgaaattgaaaaggatatcgcatcgtgtttgttactttcattgcagttgtatatgtcttaagtgtaatttggcttggcttcccctacatgcttttattttgaaggagaggtagcgctgttgacaggaagttgttgttgctatggaaacaacgtgacggagattaacggcgaaaagtcatatctacatataaagacggagaaagtaaacggtaacgtttatggttaagtgtgagcaccccccgaagaggcacaagctctcacggtgatattggagatttctataaattagaagaaaaaaaacggggGAAAAACAAACAACGACATTGAAACCCGAagagtactccaacgaacgaatattcgggggCAGCCCtaatctccatagaggctgaatcaccatgttaatcacatagctatcatatgcctaaaacagtcctgatgctcttctagtagggatgtaacgataccaaaaactcacggtacgataacaTCGTgataaaaagtccacggtacgatatttatcacgatattgaaaaataaagaaaaaaatgtgaattttttatttacttgaatttttgtttctttattaaataataaatctgatttgtgcagcattttagtagatagtagtattttaaagtgtcaacaatataataatcagaccctgcaatcgAATagatcaagtttcactttagtttttctaactcactcactcagcgtcatcaaggttatcttttaggaatgTGAGcacgtccacatttccaggtacaAGCTGGGACATTTGGGCGTTTGCaaaatcccctgctgtggaaacaaCTCTCTTGCTGGTACTggtgttgctgggacagagagatatgctttggccatgggtgacagcagtgggtcaaactgtgcattgtctctccaccacttcaacaaCAATGCAgtgtttgccaagaaggtgaggcttattgacagaggtataaatatactgttggtacttgtccatgtctctaggtgtgtacatgtagccctgtaaataccatGTCCTTTTGTACTTGCTgacatgttggacaggtctcccttgaaaaagagattgatgatctcaatgggaccatctgtttaaataaaggttttgtcagtctcacggcGGTATTGGGAagtttatttaccgcgatattcgatatatcttctagggcagtgcttctcaaactatTTTCAgtcatgtaccccctttgaaacattttctcagccaagtaccccctgaccgaccccgaaCATTTTTGATCGAAAAGGCCGATACAAATAATtccaatatagtgatgttccctcagtgtgtgatgtATTAACTCCTTCCTGCATGCATGacaacaaactaaggatattttcattttatgcatgAAAATAAGATAACGACGAGTTTTTCAACTGATTAATATCTGTTGaacaaaccaatgaacaaaatgatatattatgcaaaactataaaatacaatacacacatttgacatattttatataaaattgtgttttctatttaacttattgtactaagactatttttgtaatcatacatggtatttttttaattaacttttttttgttttaaaaaaaaatctcacgtaccccctgcagtaccccaacgtacccctaggggtccgcgtacccccatttgagaatcactgttCCAGGtaatcacacatcctgtcatgtacaCCGCTGCAGgtgggatacctttgttatcatgttactCTCATCTTGGAAGAGGACACTCCCAGCAGGTCCTCACCTTTGTTTGTGTTGAAAGTGCTGATGCAGGGGTTTTTCTCCGTGGGGTTCCACAGTTTCACCGTGCCGTCGGCCGAGCAGGACAGGAGGCGGTTCTTGATGCCGCTGTAAGCCAATCCCCACACAGCGTCCGTGTGATCCAACCACGACCCCGCCAAGACGCTGGGTTCTGATTGGACGAGGGGAAAAAGAGTAGATGACTCTATTAGTGTACTGGTAGGGTTAGATTGGATTAAAGTCCTCCTGAATATAACccatcttttatttttattataccCGTGTTATTTAGGTTCTGAGTGTTATTATTGATTTGTATACGTTTTGtttttcatattttcatgttgaaTTTCTTGGATTTGTGACCTTCTACATGTTGTGGCCCCTTGTTAAAGAAACTGTTCATCTAAATTGGAGTACTAATGGATGTAAAGGGGAATGTGGGAAAATAACTCAAAGAATAAGTGAAAAATAAAAACCCTCCTGACTAGGATtctttgagtctgtgtgtgtgtgtgtgtgtgtgtgtgtgtgtgtgtgtgtgtgtgtgtgtgtgtgtgtgtgtgtgtgtgtgtgtgtgtgtgtgtgtgtgtgtgtgtgtgtgtgtgtgtaccataGGTATCGTAGGGGTCCACGTTAGAGCTGGGGATGTTCCACCACTGGATGGTGGAGTCGATGCCTCCACTGAAACACTGCTCACCACTGGAGGTCATCGCCAACGACAACACTGGACCACtgaagagagacggagagaaatCAACAATCATCTTCAACAACCTTGAAGTTTTACTAATCTACTcaatataatatatttttttaatactgTTTGAGACATCAAATACGCCAGGAAATACCCCACTAGTGAATTAATGAACATTGATTGCGAACTAGTGTcaaaatgagacgactaaacgtcatcacgaccaacattagccgcatttagcttagctgtggtgatgtgaagtcatgtgaccgtgctgtagttccttcatagcccaacattagccacctttagcttagcggtggtgacgtgaagtcatgtgaccgtgctgtagttccttcatagcccaacattagccacctttagcttagcggtggtgacgtgaagtcatgtgaccgtgctgtagttcctttatagcccaacattagcctcctttagcttagcggtggtgacgtgaagtcatgtgaccgtgctgtagttccttcatagcccaacattagccacctttagcttagcggtggtgacgtgaagtcatgtgaccgtgctgtaggtccttcatagcccaacattagccacctttagct includes these proteins:
- the strn3 gene encoding striatin-3 → VGNEGLASEDDADTEEALKEFDFLVTAEDGEGAGEARSSGDGTEWAEPLPFPPGGGKSFLLGGDDVMESVLGLGDLADLTVTNDETDYSYDLPSNKESSFRKTWNPKYTLRSHFDGVRALAFHPVEPCLVTVSEDHTLKLWNLTKTVPAKKSASFDVEPVYTFRAHVGPVLSLAMTSSGEQCFSGGIDSTIQWWNIPSSNVDPYDTYEPSVLAGSWLDHTDAVWGLAYSGIKNRLLSCSADGTVKLWNPTEKNPCISTFNTNKEHGVPTSVDFNGCDPAHMVASFNTGDVVVYDLETSQSALVLKGQGDGTLPGSNHINKVVSHPTLPVTITAHEDRQIKFYDNKSGKVIHAMVAHLDAVTSLAVDPNGIYLMSGSHDCSLRLWNLDSKTCVQEITAHRKKSEEAIYDVAFHPSKAYIASAGADALARVYV